From Mycosarcoma maydis chromosome 16, whole genome shotgun sequence, a single genomic window includes:
- a CDS encoding uncharacterized protein (related to cation diffusion facilitator 10) codes for MSRPINTPVVTSPRREEPVANQPPTTSNGQSAPLSSSVRFHLDLHADRANTSIDSIEFNRPVAFPNHSNDIEEASSEDGGIYQHYSHPHTDHGRRTSSSFGIVNPAHGFPSSSAYNYKAMISKHGHGFPDRADSVRNISALANLVDYRSNYYEDHRVSEEEIKHRTKHLGWAKASAVCDYYERLNDTLDGWREVDEILDSRFPDEVMRRFNQHDELQAKKQRRSKPSSKKSKRKNKSISAQMGRKTPVESDGNVSDEEETEEEDRGRRKRSLKRSFSAKAIDAFSGLWFAASGSPNASNRSDLEHGHSSHSHSHDHRPSKATAFDLTSATEEDEDNSFQPLSSSPAGASATRTSSAHRDYGATSASSAGQLYDKLRRQGRIEQIRRSESQLALSSGASSPALTSGTHTPHDGISSSASKTDTIRPSQVENIPEHVVQGVPGAADNQTQGTKVVYSSHEQGSLDRNYSRERHHRPFASQEEERRALLSTVPNRAKEEETSRSVQFAININLIINILLLGGKGVAVLSSNSVSLIASFVDSALDLLSTIIIFATSKAIAYRSWRTMYKYPVGKQRLEPLGVVIFSVLMIASFVQVFIESAGRLRQVLLTGEQDPESAANLPLIGVAFMLATIGIKTVMWLLYRSSKSSGVRAVAQDAENDVVFNIASLIFPILGSRLGWPALDPIGGIALSVYIIYEWIETLWETVSKLSGAVASATEISKCLYCVVRFNSVNSVSAFELFHSGDNLIVEADIVLPHSISLKESHDLGEIITYCTENITGVERSYIHLDYNPKGQAGHLAQRG; via the coding sequence ATGAGCAGGCCGATCAATACCCCCGTTGTAACGTCGCCGCGCCGAGAAGAGCCGGTTGCCAACCAGCCACCAACCACCTCGAACGGTCAATCGGCGCCGCTTTCTTCTTCGGTCCGCTTTCATCTCGACTTGCATGCTGACCGAGCCAACACATccatcgacagcatcgagttCAATCGTCCTGTAGCCTTTCCCAATCACAGCAACGACATAGAAGAAGCAAGCTCCGAAGATGGCGGTATCTATCAGCACTACTCCCACCCGCACACCGACCACGGACGAAGAACCAGTTCGTCTTTCGGCATTGTAAACCCAGCCCACGGCtttccttcttcctcggccTACAACTACAAAGCCATGATAAGCAAACACGGTCACGGCTTCCCCGACAGAGCCGATTCCGTCCGCAACATCTCTGCGCTCGCCAACCTGGTCGATTACAGATCCAACTACTACGAGGATCACCGCGTTAGCGAAGAAGAGATCAAGCACCGCACCAAACATCTCGGCTGGGCGAAAGCATCTGCCGTCTGCGACTACTACGAACGTCTCAACGACACACTCGACGGATGGAGAGAGGTTGACGAGATCCTTGACTCTCGCTTTCCGGACGAAGTCATGCGTCGCTTCAACCAGCACGACGAGCTTCAAGCCAAAAAGCAACGCCGCTCCAAACCCTCCTCGAAAAAGTCGAAGCGCAAAAACAAGAGCATCTCGGCCCAAATGGGACGCAAGACGCCGGTAGAGAGCGACGGCAACGTTtccgacgaggaggagaccgaggaagaggacaGAGGTAGACGAAAACGTTCACTCAAGCGCAGCTTCAGCGCAAAGGCCATCGATGCCTTCAGTGGTCTCTGGTTCGCTGCTTCGGGCAGTCCAAATGCTTCCAATAGGTCCGATCTCGAACACGGTCATTCTTCGCATTCCCACTCTCACGATCACCGCCCATCCAAGGCTACCGCGTTTGACTTGACATCCGCCAccgaggaggacgaagacaACTCGTTCCAACCTCTGTCAAGCTCACCCGCTGGTGCCAGCGCCACTCGGACCTCTTCCGCCCATCGCGATTACGGCGCCACCTCGGCATCCAGCGCTGGCCAACTCTACGACAAGCTTCGACGCCAAGGtcgcatcgagcagattCGTCGCTCCGAGTCACAGCTTGCTCTGTCGTCGGGTGCCAGTTCCCCCGCCCTGACCAGCGGCACCCACACTCCCCACGATGGCATCTCATCCTCCGCCTCCAAAACCGACACAATACGTCCAAGCCAAGTCGAGAACATCCCGGAACACGTCGTACAAGGCGTACCAGGCGCCGCCGACAACCAAACTCAAGGCACCAAAGTGGTCTACTCTTCGCACGAACAAGGCAGTCTCGATCGCAACTATAGCCGAGAGCGTCACCATCGTCCGTTTGCCTCGCAGGAGGAAGAGAGGCGAGCACTGCTCAGCACGGTACCCAATCGCgccaaggaggaggagacCTCGCGTTCCGTCCAATTcgccatcaacatcaatctcatcatcaacatTCTCTTGCTTGGCGGCAAAGGTGTCGCGGTGCTCTCGTCCAATTCGGTCTCTCTGATCGCATCATTTGTCGACAGTGCTCTTGACCTCTTGTCGACTATCATCATCTTTGCAACGTCGAAAGCCATCGCGTACCGTTCGTGGAGGACCATGTACAAGTATCCCGTCggcaagcagcgtctcgaacCGCTTGGTGTCGTCATCTTTTCCGTCCTCATGATCGCTTCCTTTGTGCAGGTGTTTATCGAATCTGCTGGTCGTCTGCGACAGGTGCTGCTTACGGGCGAGCAAGATCCGGAATCAGCCGCCAACCTGCCTCTGATCGGAGTTGCCTTCATGTTGGCCACGATCGGCATCAAGACTGTCATGTGGCTACTGTACCGCTCTTCGAAGTCATCGGGCGTTCGAGCCGTGGCGCAGGATGCTGAGAACGACGTCGTGTTCAACATTGCCTCGCTCATCTTCCCCATTCTGGGCTCCAGGCTCGGCTGGCCGGCACTTGATCCAATCGGGGGTATCGCTCTATCGGTCTACATCATTTACGAGTGGATTGAGACGCTTTGGGAGACCGTCTCCAAGCTTTCCGGCGCTGTTGCTTCGGCGACCGAAATTTCTAAGTGTCTCTACTGCGTTGTTCGCTTCAACTCGGTCAACAGCGTCTCGGCCTTTGAGCTTTTTCATTCGGGCGACAATCTGATTGTGGAGGCCGACATTGTGCTGCCTCACTCAATCTCACTGAAAGAGTCGCACGATCTCGGCGAAATTATCACCTACTGTACCGAAAACATCACAGGCGTCGAGCGCTCCTACATTCACCTCGATTACAATCCCAAGGGTCAGGCAGGCCATCTTGCCCAACGCGGCTGA
- a CDS encoding phosphatidylinositol-3-phosphatase YMR1 (related to YMR1 - Phosphatidylinositol 3-phosphate phosphatase) → MQASTVSASSTAAAAAAAADLLTPLPAPKVDTLTDVWFQRRGDGTCRTGILHLTPHHLTFEYMPSSAAQTPTRRTSIPLSLILKATRIPSLRISAQPSAPLQRIYPITLFYKTFDSAAFAFQSESDQLAVFDSLKECAILTDVSQLYAFYYQPSPNDADTRSTIGRIYDPKTEFARQGIGSRSKAWRFTDINAQYSFCATYPALMAVPSRISDTTLSYAAKYRSKARVPALTYLHWANHASITRSSQPMVGLKNARSIQDEKLIEAIFTSHHFADPESIMAKAAADASSSAASSASGAPAVATVYGATTTNLIVDARPTTNAMANVAKGAGTENMEYYKGCKKSYLGIENIHVMRDSLNKLTDALRESEPIATFGMRVEAFGDASANTVVTDNSGSVLRLNPTPVDPAALRKSMWLKHIQSLIEGSMSIVRNVHVNSSHVLIHCSDGWDRTSQLAAIAQICLDPFFRTFDGLAVLIEKDWLSFGHKFTDRSGLKGSDRYFTIASKYNYASLTEDEEDASDTDPELEKTNSSATGGFDSQAAANAFWGFTKQLTANFSAATSSAPAGPKKGSNIKETSPVFHQFLDCMWQIMRQFPERFEYDSRYLVELHQVIHECKYGTFLMDCERERFKPQDHDGRALPALSTRTISAWTYLLRPDVKNKHRNPNYKPELDDRDPKRKNTDMGVLIADSRDVRYFEQLFQRASGDMNAALDKEAEERRRARERLERAVRGIDTPNASSEALKVVGTDGASSAENTVATCIAVSGGGELEKPAVTTAVVGANDPDPVLNPLAAAAAAVGGNKAGSPSKGIASSPAPGAIDLALNGHVDATRLAYQARQPRSRTHANASSSAPSAATDSPTAMANNVSSAADAAANRMKNLLIGGWGRLQEAMAAPASEASALPPDTSPTRPQRSSPAKLDQDPRTSSHQPSLRALNEHSSHTHAHTALAPAVHNPWAVNANMRAEMQREHVAMRSSLSSAGAHTADPARPAYGVSERQQSCARSAYPSTGAIDAHPSTDSNADASKSSSNLMSDPLGVL, encoded by the coding sequence ATGCAGGCATCCACAGtttctgcttcttccacggcggcagcggcagctgcagctgctgacCTGCTCACTCCGCTACCAGCACCCAAGGTCGACACGCTCACTGACGTCTGGTTCCAACGCAGAGGCGACGGTACCTGCCGTACAGGCATTCTTCACCTCACACCGCACCATCTTACCTTTGAATATATGCCATCATCAGCTGCCCAAACACCAACACGGAGAACTTCGATACCCTTGTCTCTGATCCTCAAAGCGACGCGCATCCCATCCCTCCGCATCTCGGCGCAGCCATCAGCGCCTTTGCAGCGTATTTATCCGATCACGCTCTTTTACAAAACGTTCGACTCGGCTGCCTTTGCCTTCCAATCCGAGAGTGACCAGCTCGCCGTCTTTGATAGCCTCAAAGAGTGTGCGATTCTAACCGATGTTTCTCAACTCTATGCCTTCTACTATCAGCCCTCGCCGAATGATGCTGACACTCGCTCTACCATTGGCCGCATCTATGACCCTAAAACCGAGTTTGCTCGTCAAGGCATCGGTTCTCGCTCCAAGGCCTGGCGCTTCACTGATATCAACGCTCAGTATTCCTTTTGTGCAACTTATCCTGCTCTCATGGCTGTTCCTTCCCGCATCAGTGACACCACGCTCAGCTATGCAGCAAAGTATCGCAGCAAGGCTCGTGTTCCTGCTCTCACTTATCTGCACTGGGCCAACCATGCGTCTATCACCCGTTCCAGTCAGCCCATGGTCGGTTTGAAGAATGCGCGCTCCATCCAGGATGAAAAGCTCATCGAGGCCATCTTTACCTCGCATCACTTTGCCGATCCCGAATCCATCATGGCTAAAGCAGCCGCAGACGCCTCCAGTAGCGCCGCGTCCTCTGCGTCTGGCGCTCCCGCCGTCGCCACTGTCTATGGTGCCACGACCACCAAcctcatcgtcgatgctcgcCCAACCACCAATGCCATGGCAAATGTAGCCAAAGGTGCCGGAACCGAAAACATGGAATACTACAAAGGCTGTAAAAAGTCATATCTTGGTATCGAAAACATCCACGTTATGCGCGACAgtctcaacaagctcaccgaTGCGCTTCGTGAAAGCGAGCCCATCGCCACTTTTGGCATGCGCGTCGAAGCGTTCGGCGATGCCTCTGCCAATACGGTGGTCACCGACAATTCTGGCTCAGTGCTGCGCCTCAATCCGACGCCTGTCGATCCAGCTGCGCTTCGCAAATCCATGTGGCTCAAGCACATCCAGTCGCTCATCGAAGGTTCCATGTCCATCGTCCGCAACGTTCACGTCAACAGTTCTCACGTTCTCATCCATTGCTCTGACGGCTGGGATCGTACCTCGCagctcgctgccatcgctcaAATTTGTCTTGACCCTTTCTTCCGCACTTTTGACGGTCTAGCGGTGCTCATCGAGAAGGACTGGCTCAGCTTCGGTCACAAGTTCACCGACCGTAGCGGTCTCAAAGGTTCAGATCGCTACTTCACCATCGCTTCCAAGTACAACTACGCCAGTCTCACtgaggacgaagaagatgcTTCTGACACGGATCCTGAACTTGAAAAAACCAACTCTAGCGCAACAGGCGGCTTTGACTctcaagctgctgccaacgccTTTTGGGGTTtcaccaagcagctcacCGCCAACTTTTCGGCCGCCACTTCTAGCGCACCAGCTGGCCCAAAGAAGGGGTCCAACATAAAAGAAACCTCTCCCGTCTTTCACCAATTCCTAGATTGCATGTGGCAGATCATGCGTCAGTTCCCCGAACGCTTCGAGTACGATTCGCGGTATCTCGTCGAGTTGCATCAAGTCATCCACGAGTGCAAGTACGGCACTTTCCTCATGGAttgcgagcgcgagcgtTTCAAGCCTCAGGATCACGATGGCCGAGCGCTTCCTGCTCTGTCTACACGCACCATTAGCGCATGGACCTACCTATTGCGCCCGGATGTCAAGAACAAGCATCGCAATCCGAACTACAAACCCGAGCTGGACGACAGAGACCCCAAGCGCAAGAATACCGACATGGGCGTCCTCATTGCCGATTCTCGCGATGTGCGCTACTTTGAACAGCTTTTTCAGAGAGCCTCAGGCGACATGAACGCCGCCTTAGACAAGGAAGCCGAAGAAAGGCGACGTGCTCGAGAGAGGTTGGAACGTGCTGTCCGCGGTATCGATACGCCAAACGCATCGTcggaagcgctcaaggTCGTCGGTACTGATGGAGCGTCATCAGCGGAAAACACTGTCGCCACTTGCATAGCAGTGTCCGGTGGCGGTGAGCTGGAGAAGCCAGCTGTCACCACTGCTGTGGTGGGCGCAAACGACCCTGATCCAGTCCTGAATCCGCTcgcggcagcggcggcagccGTTGGAGGCAACAAGGCCGGCTCGCCGAGCAAAGGCATAGCGAGTTCGCCAGCACCGGGTGCGATTGACCTTGCGCTCAATGGTCATGTGGATGCAACGCGCCTTGCATATCAGGCAAGACAGCCGCGAAGTCGGACACATGCGAATGCAAGCTCCTCTGCCCCGAGTGCAGCTACTGACTCTCCAACAGCGATGGCGAACAATGTCTCGAGTGCGGCAGACGCTGCGGCTAACAGAATGAAGAATCTTTTGATTGGCGGATGGGGAAGACTGCAGGAGGCCATGGCTGCACCTGCATCAGAAGCATCGGCTCTTCCTCCAGATACTAGTCCAACCAGACCACAGCGTTCGAGCCCAGCGAAGCTAGATCAAGACCCGAGGACATCGTCTCATCAACCGTCGCTGCGTGCTTTGAACGAGCACAGCAGCCATACACATGCTCACACCGCTCTGGCACCGGCGGTGCACAATCCGTGGGCCGTGAATGCGAACATGCGCGCCGAGATGCAGCGTGAGCACGTAGCAATGCGATCGTCGCTCAGCAGCGCAGGTGCGCATACCGCAGATCCCGCACGTCCAGCTTACGGCGTCAGTGAGAGACAGCAAAGCTGTGCCCGATCCGCGTATCCCAGCACTGGAGCAATCGACGCTCATCCATCCACGGATAGCAACGCCGACGCAagcaagagctcgagcaacCTCATGTCAGATCCGCTCGGTGTGCTATGA
- a CDS encoding uncharacterized protein (related to VTI1 - v-SNARE: involved in Golgi retrograde protein traffic), which translates to MSELFDSYASDLEQLKQGIRQKLDQAKSQNGEAKKSTLRRAEMELEEADEVISQMDIEVQGFPQSVRSRFSVQIRGFKQDLQTLTQQVRAGLSPSSRGSRGAYDAAYADEETDLEAADGATANRQRLLHATASLEDGTRRLEESNRLALETEDLGADILRDLRSQREQIENSRNTLRQADQSIDRSSRTLSKMIRRAKQQKLVTVGIIVCLVLLILLILYNKLF; encoded by the exons ATGTCGGAGCTGTTTGACAGTTACGCATCCGATCTCGAACAGCTCAAACAGGGCATTCGTCAAAAGCTGGATCAGGCGAAATCGCAGAATGGCGAGGCTAAAAAGTCGACTCTGCGACGAGCAGAGATGGAGCTTGAAgaggcggacgaggtgATCTCGCAGATGGACATTGAAGTACAGGGATTTCCGCAATCGGTTCGATCACGCTTTTCCGTGCAGATCAGAGGCTTTAAGCAGGACTTGCAGACGCTCACGCAACAAGTTCGAGCAGGCTTATCACCATCCTCGCGCGGATCGCGCGGCGCATACGATGCTGCGTATGCCGATGAAGAGACCGATCTCGAAGCGGCCGATGGTGCCACTGCGAATCGTCAGAGATTGTTGCACGCCACCGCCTCGCTCGAAGACGGCACAAGGAGGCTCGAGGAATCAAATCGTCTCGCGCTCGAAACCGAAGACCTCGGCGCTGACATCCTGCGCGATCTCAGAAGTCAGAGagagcagatcgaaaaCTCAAGAAACACCCTCCGACAAGCTGACCAAAGCATCGATCGCTCCTCCAGGACGCTCTCCAAGATGATCCGTCG CGCTAAACAGCAAAAATTGGTTACCGTAGGCATCATCGtctgcctcgtcctcttgATCCTTCTCATTCTGTACAACAAGCTCTTCTAA
- a CDS encoding mitochondrial 54S ribosomal protein uL11m, whose amino-acid sequence MSKKGGQAAVAAAATFVKLLVPAGKASAQPPVGPALGAKGVKAMDFAKEFNAKTAHLEVGIPTPAIVKINPDRTFSFEIKTPPTSLLLKRAAGIETGAGKAGSQVAGTITMKHIYEIAKIKMQDVKGVGEEQMCKVIAGSARSMGLRIVR is encoded by the exons ATGTCGAAGAAGGGAGGACAGGCAGCAGtagctgcagcagcaacctttgtcaagctgctcgtgccCGCAGGCAAAGCTTCAGCACAACCTCCCGTCGGACCTGCGCTCGGTGCTAAAGGTGTCAAGGCGATGGATTTTGCCAAAGAGTTCAACGCGAAGACAGCACACCTCGAAGTGGGCATCCCGACACCGGCGATTGTCAAGATCAATCCGGACCGCACATTCTCTTTTGAGATCAAGA caccaccaacgtCATTACTGCTGAAACGAGCCGCAGGGATTGAAACGGGCGCTGGCAAGGCAGGCTCGCAAGTAGCAGGCACCATCACAATGAAGCACATCTATGAGATCGCAAAAATCAAAATGCAAGACGTAAAGGGCGTCGGAGAGGAACAG ATGTGCAAGGTTATCGCTGGCAGCGCACGTAGTATGGGTCTTCGCATTGTCCGTTGA